From a single Brassica napus cultivar Da-Ae chromosome C9, Da-Ae, whole genome shotgun sequence genomic region:
- the LOC106418413 gene encoding metal-nicotianamine transporter YSL3: protein MRSSLMMEREARNETEREERDDLEETQNEADEFRSIPPWKSQITFRGIVASIIIGIIYSVIVMKLNLTTGLVPNLNVSAALLAFVFLRSWTKLLTKAGIVTKPFTKQENTVVQTCAVACYSIAVGGGFGSYLLGLSTKTYEQSGTHTEGNSPGSTKEPGIGWMTAFLFFTCFVGLLALVPLRKIMIIDYKLTYPSGTATAVLINGFHTSKGNKMAKKQVFGFVKYFSFSFIWAFFQWFFTGTSGTECGFIQFPTFGLEAWKNSFYFDFSMTYIGAGMICSHIVNISLLFGAVLSWGIMWPLIKGLSGDWYPSTLPQSSMKSLNGYKVFVSISLILGDGLYHFIKILMFTARNIYSKLKNHHSGKSNLEKDKQSIADLKRDEIFVRDSIPLWVAAVGYAAFSVVSIIAIPMMFPELKWYFIVVAYMLAPSLGFSNAYGAGLTDMNMAYNYGKVALFILAAMAGKQDGVVAGLVGCGLIKSIVSISSDLMHDFKTGHLTLTSPRSMLVSQAIGTGIGCVVAPLTFFLFYKAFDVGNPEGEYKAPYALIYRNMAILGVEGFSALPQHCLQLCYGFFAFAVAANLVRDMSPEKIGKWVPLPMAMAVPFLVGGYFAIDMCVGSLIVFVWNKRDRVKAGLMVPAVASGLICGDGLWILPSSVLALAGVKPPICMSFMPSK, encoded by the exons ATGAGGAGCTCCTTGATGATGGAGAGAGAAGCAAGAAATGAGACcgagagagaagaaagagatgacTTGGAAGAGACTCAAAACGAAGCAGATGAGTTCAGGTCAATTCCTCCATGGAAGAGTCAAATCACTTTCAGGGGAATCGTTGCAAGCATAATCATTGGTATTATCTACAGTGTGATCGTGATGAAGCTAAACTTGACCACAGGTTTGGTACCGAACCTAAACGTCTCTGCAGCACTTTTAGCCTTTGTGTTCCTTAGAAGCTGGACCAAGCTTCTTACCAAGGCAGGGATTGTGACTAAACCGTTTACTAAACAAGAGAACACAGTGGTCCAAACATGTGCTGTTGCTTGTTACAGCATTGCAGTTGGAG GTGGGTTTGGTTCATACCTACTTGGTTTGAGCACAAAGACTTATGAACAGTCAGGAACTCACACTGAAGGGAATAGTCCAGGAAGCACCAAAGAGCCTGGGATTGGTTGGATGACTGCTTTCTTGTTCTTTACTTGCTTTGTTGGTCTCTTAGCGTTGGTTCCTTTAAGAAAG ATCATGATCATAGACTACAAGCTGACATATCCAAGTGGAACAGCTACCGCGGTTTTAATCAACGGTTTCCACACTTCTAAAGGCAATAAAATGGCTAA GAAACAAGTGTTTGGGTTTGTGAAGTATTTCTCCTTTAGCTTCATATGGGCCTTCTTTCAGTGGTTCTTCACTGGAACCAGTGGTACAGAGTGTGGATTCATTCAGTTTCCTACTTTTGGATTAGAAGCTTGGAAGAACTC ATTCTACTTCGACTTTAGCATGACATACATTGGAGCAGGAATGATCTGTTCCCATATTGTCAACATATCTTTGCTTTTTGGCGCGGTTCTTTCCTGGGGAATCATGTGGCCTCTCATTAAAGGTCTTAGTGGAGATTGGTACCCATCTACTCTGCCTCAAAGCAGCATGAAGAGTCTCAATGGTTACAAGGTGTTCGTATCTATCTCATTGATCCTCGGAGACGGGCTTTACCATTTCATCAAGATACTTATGTTCACAGCAAGAAACATATACTCCAAGTTAAAGAATCACCACTCTGGGAAATCta ATTTGGAGAAAGACAAACAATCTATTGCAGATCTCAAAAGAGATGAGATCTTTGTAAGAGACAGCATTCCTCTATGGGTTGCAGCAGTTGGATACGCAGCTTTCTCTGTTGTCTCGATCATCGCCATCCCTATGATGTTCCCGGAGCTCAAATGGTACTTCATTGTCGTAGCGTACATGCTAGCTCCATCTCTAGGTTTCAGTAACGCCTATGGAGCAGGGCTTACAGACATGAACATGGCTTACAACTACGGTAAAGTCGCTCTCTTCATCTTAGCCGCTATGGCAGGGAAACAAGACGGTGTAGTCGCGGGACTTGTCGGATGCGGGTTGATAAAATCCATCGTCTCGATATCTTCAGACCTAATGCACGACTTCAAGACAGGGCACTTGACTCTGACTTCACCGCGGTCGATGCTTGTGAGCCAAGCAATCGGGACGGGGATCGGCTGCGTCGTGGCTCCTCTCACTTTCTTCCTGTTTTACAAAGCCTTCGATGTTGGGAACCCTGAGGGAGAGTATAAAGCTCCCTACGCTTTGATATACAGAAACATGGCGATTCTTGGAGTCGAAGGCTTCTCTGCTTTGCCTCAGCATTGTCTGCAGCTTTGCTATGGCTTTTTCGCGTTCGCGGTGGCTGCTAATCTCGTCAGGGATATGTCGCCGGAGAAGATAGGGAAGTGGGTCCCGCTGCCGATGGCTATGGCGGTTCCGTTTCTTGTCGGAGGGTACTTCGCTATAGATATGTGTGTTGGGAGTTTGATAGTGTTTGTGTGGAATAAGAGGGATCGAGTTAAAGCCGGTTTGATGGTACCGGCGGTTGCTTCCGGTTTGATATGTGGTGATGGGCTTTGGATTTTGCCGTCGTCGGTTCTTGCTTTGGCCGGTGTGAAGCCTCCCATCTGTATGAGCTTCATGCCGAGTAAATAG
- the LOC106418245 gene encoding rab GTPase-activating protein 22: MKALRRSHTSTSSGNSSSPLPSSTSLASSSSTSPPSSNSSSSSSSASSSSSSSSSWIHLRSVLFVANLSSPSSSDRRRKSPWSRRKRKWPLTPHQWRSLSTPEGKLRDGGVGFLKRVRSRGVDPSIRAEVWLFLLGVYDLNSTSEEREAVNTQKRKEYENLQRRCKMLLKRGNGSTDDLEEEADDQCVRFMDDYKTPGLMTNQDVVSAVNTDSSDTDSCEDNEDVQLLPSFVYSDEKKPEEENSNNNNSSGETSTPSPEIQVEVTVHEDFSTWQRIIRLDALRADSDWATYSSSSTAITETKARGLAESVGLKDYDDNLESCRLYHAARLVAILEAYALYDPEIGYCQGMSDLLSPILAVISEDHEAFWCFVGFMKKARHNFRLDEAGIQRQLGIVSKIIKSKDSQLYKHLENLQAEDCSFVYRMVLVMFRRELSFEQTLCLWEVMWADQAAIRAGVGKSPWSRIRQQAPPTDDLLLYAIAALVLRRKLIIQKYSSMDEIVEECNSMAGQLDVWKLLDDAHHLVVTLHDKIETLSSQSLSI, translated from the exons ATGAAGGCGTTACGGCGAAGCCACACGTCAACGTCGTCTGGAAACTCATCTTCTCCGTTACCTTCTTCCACTTCCttggcatcttcttcttctacttcacCTCCTTCATCTAactcttcgtcttcttcctcttccgcttcctcgtcttcttcttcttcgtcgtcgtgGATCCATCTCCGATCTGTTCTCTTTGTGGCTAATCTATCGTCTCCATCCTCGTCCGATCG CCGGCGGAAATCACCGTGGTCTCGCCGGAAAAGAAAATGGCCTTTGACGCCGCATCAATGGAGGAGTTTATCTACACCGGAGGGCAAACTCCGGGACGGTGGAGTTGGATTTCTGAAGAGAGTTAGAAGCAGA GGTGTTGATCCCAGTATTCGTGCAGAAGTTTGGCTCTTCTTACTCGGAGT CTATGATTTGAATAGTACTAGTGAAGAAAGAGAAGCCGTGAATACTCAAAAAAG GAAGGAGTATGAGAATCTACAGAGACGGTGCAAGATGCTTCTCAAGCGCGGCAATGGAAGTACCGATGATCTCGAGGAAGAAGCAGACGATCAATGCGTTAGATTCATGGATGATTACAAGACTCCCGGACTAATGACGAATCAAGATGTGGTCTCTGCTGTGAACACTGATTCTTCTGACACAGACTCGTGTGAAGACAACGAAGACGTTCAGCTTCTTCCCTCTTTTGTATACAGCGATGAGAAAAAACCAGAGGAAGAAAATAGTAATAACAATAATAGTTCTGGAGAGACCAGTACTCCTTCTCCTGAGATCCAAGTAGAAGTCACTGTACACGAAGATTTCTCCACGTGGCAACGTATCATCCGTCTTGATGCCTTACGTGCTGACTCCGACTGGGCTACATACTCTTCTTCCTCAACCGCAATCACAGAAACCAAAGCTCGCGGTTTGGCTGAGTCCGTCGGTTTAAAAGACTACGATGATAACTTAGAAAGCTGCAGGCTTTACCACGCCGCACGTCTCGTTGCGATTCTCGAAGCCTATGCTCTCTACGACCCTGAGATAGGCTACTGCCAAGGAATGAGCGACCTCTTGTCACCAATCCTCGCTGTCATCTCAGAGGACCACGAGGCCTTCTGGTGCTTCGTTGGTTTCATGAAGAAAGCGCGGCATAACTTCAGGCTAGACGAGGCAGGGATCCAGAGACAGCTTGGCATCGTGTCGAAGATCATCAAATCCAAAGACTCTCAGCTTTACAAGCACTTGGAGAATCTCCAGGCCGAGGATTGCAGTTTCGTTTACAGGATGGTTCTTGTGATGTTTAGGAGGGAGTTGAGCTTTGAGCAGACGCTTTGTCTTTGGGAAGTGATGTGGGCTGATCAGGCTGCTATTAGAGCTGGAGTTGGGAAGTCGCCGTGGAGCAGAATCAGGCAGCAGGCACCTCCCACGGATGATCTGTTGCTCTACGCGATCGCGGCGTTGGTTCTGCGTAGGAAGCTGATCATACAGAAGTACAGTAGTATGGATGAGATTGTGGAAGAGTGCAATAGCATGGCTGGTCAGCTTGATGTCTGGAAGCTTTTAGATGATGCGCATCACCTTGTTGTGACGCTCCATGACAAGATCGAAACTCTGTCCTCTCAATCTCTCAGCATTTGA
- the LOC106418547 gene encoding pyridoxal reductase, chloroplastic isoform X2, which translates to MAFTLSTTKTLTTNINCSNTTSFKPLKLPLFWPWEKVKMGPLSVSPMGFGTWAWGNQLLWGYQTSMDIQLQQAFELALENGINLFDTADSYGTGRLNGQSERLLGQFIKQSQGKQSEVVIATKFAAYPWRLTSGQFVNACSASLERLQIDQLGIGQLHWSTANYAPLQELALWDGLVAMYEKGLVRAVGVSNYGPQQLVKIHDYLKTRGVPLCSAQVQFSLLSYGKEQQEIKRVCDELGIRLISYSPLGLGMLTGKYSSSKLPTGPRSLLFGQILPGLEPLLVALREIAEIRGKTMPQVAINWCICKGTVPIPGIKSVRHVEDNLGAMGWILTNDEQLQLEYAAQESPRSMIQNIFQTR; encoded by the exons ATGGCGTTCACACTGTCCACCACAAAGACCCTCACCACCAACATTAACTGCTCAAACACAACCTCCTTCAAGCCCCTCAAGCTCCCTCTTTTCTGGCCATGGGAAAAG GTCAAAATGGGTCCTCTGAGTGTTTCTCCGATGGGTTTTGGGACATGGGCTTGGGGCAATCAGCTTCTTTGGGGTTACCAGACTTCCATGGACATTCAGCTTCAACAAGCTTTCGAGCTGGCTTTGGAAAACGGAATCAATTTGTTTGATACCGCAGATTCTTATGGCACTGGTCGGCTAAATGGCCAAAGTGAGAGACTTTTGGGGCAATTCATCAAACAATCTCAAG GGAAACAAAGTGAAGTTGTGATAGCTACCAAGTTTGCAGCTTATCCATGGCGGTTAACTTCAGGACAGTTTGTGAATGCTTGCAG CGCTTCTTTAGAGCGGCTTCAGATAGACCAGCTCGGGATCGGGCAGCTTCACTGGTCAACCGCAAACTACGCGCCTCTACAAGAACTTGCTCTTTGGGATGGTCTAGTGGCAATGTACGAGAAG gggCTAGTTCGAGCTGTTGGAGTCAGTAACTATGGACCTCAGCAGCTTGTCAAGATTCATGATTACCTCAAAACCAGAGGGGTTCCTTTATGCTCTGCTCAGGTGCAGTTCTCATTGCTAAGCTACGGAAAAGAGCAACAAGAGATCAAGAGAGTATGCGACGAGCTCGGGATTCGTTTGATCTCTTATAGTCCTCTTGGTCTAGGAATGCTAACAGGGAAATACTCCTCTTCAAAGCTTCCCACTGGTCCTCG ATCATTGCTATTTGGACAGATTCTTCCGGGACTAGAGCCTCTGCTTGTAGCACTGAGAGAGATCGCGGAGATACGAGGAAAGACTATGCCTCAGGTCGCAATAAACTGGTGTATATGCAAAGGGACAGTGCCTATACCGGGTATAAAGTCGGTTAGACATGTTGAGGATAACTTGGGTGCTATGGGATGGATACTTACAAATGATGAACAGCTTCAGTTAGAATATGCAGCTCAAGAATCACCGAGGTCTATGATTCAGAACATTTTTCAGACAAGATGA
- the LOC106418547 gene encoding pyridoxal reductase, chloroplastic isoform X3 codes for MAFTLSTTKTLTTNINCSNTTSFKPLKLPLFWPWEKVKMGPLSVSPMGFGTWAWGNQLLWGYQTSMDIQLQQAFELALENGINLFDTADSYGTGRLNGQTLKGKQSEVVIATKFAAYPWRLTSGQFVNACSASLERLQIDQLGIGQLHWSTANYAPLQELALWDGLVAMYEKGLVRAVGVSNYGPQQLVKIHDYLKTRGVPLCSAQVQFSLLSYGKEQQEIKRVCDELGIRLISYSPLGLGMLTGKYSSSKLPTGPRSLLFGQILPGLEPLLVALREIAEIRGKTMPQVAINWCICKGTVPIPGIKSVRHVEDNLGAMGWILTNDEQLQLEYAAQESPRSMIQNIFQTR; via the exons ATGGCGTTCACACTGTCCACCACAAAGACCCTCACCACCAACATTAACTGCTCAAACACAACCTCCTTCAAGCCCCTCAAGCTCCCTCTTTTCTGGCCATGGGAAAAG GTCAAAATGGGTCCTCTGAGTGTTTCTCCGATGGGTTTTGGGACATGGGCTTGGGGCAATCAGCTTCTTTGGGGTTACCAGACTTCCATGGACATTCAGCTTCAACAAGCTTTCGAGCTGGCTTTGGAAAACGGAATCAATTTGTTTGATACCGCAGATTCTTATGGCACTGGTCGGCTAAATGGCCAAA CATTAAAAGGGAAACAAAGTGAAGTTGTGATAGCTACCAAGTTTGCAGCTTATCCATGGCGGTTAACTTCAGGACAGTTTGTGAATGCTTGCAG CGCTTCTTTAGAGCGGCTTCAGATAGACCAGCTCGGGATCGGGCAGCTTCACTGGTCAACCGCAAACTACGCGCCTCTACAAGAACTTGCTCTTTGGGATGGTCTAGTGGCAATGTACGAGAAG gggCTAGTTCGAGCTGTTGGAGTCAGTAACTATGGACCTCAGCAGCTTGTCAAGATTCATGATTACCTCAAAACCAGAGGGGTTCCTTTATGCTCTGCTCAGGTGCAGTTCTCATTGCTAAGCTACGGAAAAGAGCAACAAGAGATCAAGAGAGTATGCGACGAGCTCGGGATTCGTTTGATCTCTTATAGTCCTCTTGGTCTAGGAATGCTAACAGGGAAATACTCCTCTTCAAAGCTTCCCACTGGTCCTCG ATCATTGCTATTTGGACAGATTCTTCCGGGACTAGAGCCTCTGCTTGTAGCACTGAGAGAGATCGCGGAGATACGAGGAAAGACTATGCCTCAGGTCGCAATAAACTGGTGTATATGCAAAGGGACAGTGCCTATACCGGGTATAAAGTCGGTTAGACATGTTGAGGATAACTTGGGTGCTATGGGATGGATACTTACAAATGATGAACAGCTTCAGTTAGAATATGCAGCTCAAGAATCACCGAGGTCTATGATTCAGAACATTTTTCAGACAAGATGA
- the LOC106418547 gene encoding pyridoxal reductase, chloroplastic isoform X1 has translation MAFTLSTTKTLTTNINCSNTTSFKPLKLPLFWPWEKVKMGPLSVSPMGFGTWAWGNQLLWGYQTSMDIQLQQAFELALENGINLFDTADSYGTGRLNGQSERLLGQFIKQSQALKGKQSEVVIATKFAAYPWRLTSGQFVNACSASLERLQIDQLGIGQLHWSTANYAPLQELALWDGLVAMYEKGLVRAVGVSNYGPQQLVKIHDYLKTRGVPLCSAQVQFSLLSYGKEQQEIKRVCDELGIRLISYSPLGLGMLTGKYSSSKLPTGPRSLLFGQILPGLEPLLVALREIAEIRGKTMPQVAINWCICKGTVPIPGIKSVRHVEDNLGAMGWILTNDEQLQLEYAAQESPRSMIQNIFQTR, from the exons ATGGCGTTCACACTGTCCACCACAAAGACCCTCACCACCAACATTAACTGCTCAAACACAACCTCCTTCAAGCCCCTCAAGCTCCCTCTTTTCTGGCCATGGGAAAAG GTCAAAATGGGTCCTCTGAGTGTTTCTCCGATGGGTTTTGGGACATGGGCTTGGGGCAATCAGCTTCTTTGGGGTTACCAGACTTCCATGGACATTCAGCTTCAACAAGCTTTCGAGCTGGCTTTGGAAAACGGAATCAATTTGTTTGATACCGCAGATTCTTATGGCACTGGTCGGCTAAATGGCCAAAGTGAGAGACTTTTGGGGCAATTCATCAAACAATCTCAAG CATTAAAAGGGAAACAAAGTGAAGTTGTGATAGCTACCAAGTTTGCAGCTTATCCATGGCGGTTAACTTCAGGACAGTTTGTGAATGCTTGCAG CGCTTCTTTAGAGCGGCTTCAGATAGACCAGCTCGGGATCGGGCAGCTTCACTGGTCAACCGCAAACTACGCGCCTCTACAAGAACTTGCTCTTTGGGATGGTCTAGTGGCAATGTACGAGAAG gggCTAGTTCGAGCTGTTGGAGTCAGTAACTATGGACCTCAGCAGCTTGTCAAGATTCATGATTACCTCAAAACCAGAGGGGTTCCTTTATGCTCTGCTCAGGTGCAGTTCTCATTGCTAAGCTACGGAAAAGAGCAACAAGAGATCAAGAGAGTATGCGACGAGCTCGGGATTCGTTTGATCTCTTATAGTCCTCTTGGTCTAGGAATGCTAACAGGGAAATACTCCTCTTCAAAGCTTCCCACTGGTCCTCG ATCATTGCTATTTGGACAGATTCTTCCGGGACTAGAGCCTCTGCTTGTAGCACTGAGAGAGATCGCGGAGATACGAGGAAAGACTATGCCTCAGGTCGCAATAAACTGGTGTATATGCAAAGGGACAGTGCCTATACCGGGTATAAAGTCGGTTAGACATGTTGAGGATAACTTGGGTGCTATGGGATGGATACTTACAAATGATGAACAGCTTCAGTTAGAATATGCAGCTCAAGAATCACCGAGGTCTATGATTCAGAACATTTTTCAGACAAGATGA
- the LOC106418246 gene encoding cytochrome b5: MASEKKVLGFEEVSQHNKTKDCWLIISGKVYDVTPFMDDHPGGDEVLLSSTGKDATNDFEDVGHSDTARDMMEKYYIGEIDSSTVPATRTYVAPVQPAYNQDKTPEFMIKILQFLVPILILGLALVVRQYTKKE, encoded by the exons ATGGCTTCAGAGAAGAAGGTTCTAGGTTTCGAAGAAGTTTCGCAGCACAACAAAACCAAGGATTGTTGGCTTATTATCTCCGGCAAG GTCTATGATGTGACCCCTTTCATGGATGATCATCCCGGTGGCGATGAAGTGTTATTGTCCTCAACAG GGAAAGATGCTACGAATGACTTTGAAGACGTTGGTCACAGCGACACCGCGAGGGACATGATGGAGAAGTACTACATTGGCGAGATCGATTCGTCTACTGTTCCAGCGACAAGGACATACGTTGCACCAGTGCAACCCGCGTACAACCAAGACAAGACACCAGAATTCATGATCAAGATCCTTCAGTTCCTTGTTCCAATCTTGATCTTGGGTCTTGCTCTCGTCGTCCGTCAGTATACTAAGAAAGAGTAG